GAAAGAGTAGACACTTTGAGGCTTGAACTGACCAAAAGAAAGAGCATTCCGAAGAGTTGCAACATAATTACGACGAAACTACAAAGAAAGATGCTAAACTATTGAGTTTCTCGGTCGCAAGTCACATCTACCGACAGTAATGAACTACGGGCGTTAGTATTAGAAAAGCTTAAGCCAGCTTCTGAAAGGTAATTGTTGCAAAACCAAAAACACGAAATACAAGTTACCCGATAAATTTCATAAATCTGTCGATTTCGGAAGTGTAAGCGTCAGTTGCTTCTACCAGAATAGTTATTTGGTGGTTCTGCCTGAAAAATATAGAAATTCCATGACGAGGCAGCAAATAAGCATTTTTCATATTCAACACGTCAAAAAACAGCCAGGTACGTGAATAATAACACGCCTCACAGTTTTCTAGCTTCAAAATGCCCCAACAGCAGGGCAAAAAATAGTCGAATGTTATGAACCAATCTTGTAAGGCTGTATAGAGGTGGTCCATATCGTTGTCGCTGCTCTTCCATGGGTCTGGGAAACAATGCACTTAAAAAATTAGTTGGCATTGGCTCCACGTTAATTAGAAGTTCTTTAAGCATGAAATATTGATATGAAATGAAAATAAAGTGTTATACCCTTGATCATCATTTATTTGCTTGACAAAATCCAGCAGAACCTGCAACACATTCATAAGTAAGATTAATTGTCGAGAAAGCTATGAAGTCTAAATGACATATTGATGAAAGACATTCATGTGGTATGACAAGTCAGCGTTGACGTAATGGTGAAAAATAAAAGCCACAAAGTGGCTGAAAGTGTGTCTAGTGGTGGAGAAATTGGCATCTCATGAACTAATACAGGGCACAAGCCAATTTGGGGCTTGCCTGTCTAAAAGAAAAGCTGACTGATTTAAGGCTGAGTAATTAGTGAAGACAACACATGCTCGCATGCAACTTGAAAATGAAAATGCACAAAgaaaaaactcaagaaaacataaaAACCGAAAGGACTAGACACGAACAAAAAAACATTGTGTACCAAGAAATTTACAATTATGCGAATAAAACAAACCTGAGGCACTCCTACCAAGTACTTCACTAGTGTTTTATAGACACCAGTCGCAGAGCCAAGCTGAGCTAATTGTCTCCTTCTGTAAAAAATAATCTAATTAAAATCGGTTTCTTTGGGCGTTAGGGAGCagaaatataatgaaattttaCCGTTCCATCTGTTGTCTCCACAGCATGTCATATCGATCACGTATGCTTCCACCGGAGTTAATTAAAGCATAAACTTCTGCCTGTTTATTCCTCTCAGAACGCTCTCTTTGCTGCCTGATTAAAGTGCCTCGAAAATCTTGAGGCATATAGGTCATAACTGCAAATATATGTACATAAAAGTTTTCGTTGACAGCTCATGTATGCACCCCTTAGTTtatcaatataaaaaaaaacgtCATCCTAAATCTTAATGGGTATTTATCTCTACAACaatagaaaattaaaaaaattgcacAAATTATCAAGAAGAAAGCATCTACACAAAACATGCAGTACCACAAAAGCTGCAAATGTGTGTACAACAAAATTTTCATTACCGATGTTTTCTAATGTTTCAAAAAAAAGGTATCCAAACTGCTGGATCAAACAAATTAGAACTTCAATCTAATACTCGACATCCCTTGAAGATGAACATTACTATGGTATTTCGAGATGATTAGTTGGAGTGAACAAAATTAATGCGTCAAGCAATCAATGAGCTTCATAAGTTCTGTAGAAGTAATTTCATTAAAGTTTCTGAACACGACTGTACAACTTCTCAGTTAAGATTCAGAAAAGGATAAAATACTACCAGTGTTGAATACAAACTCAGAATTTCTAGCCTGAAAATTTTCCAGTGTCTTCAGTGCAGACTTAAATTTCTCTTGAAGAGGCATAACAACAGCAGCAAGTTCAACACCTTCAACTACAGATTCTTGACGAAGCTGTGTGAATGCAACCGACTGGTTATCTAAGCTCGATAaaaatcaatataaatcaaatgtaatGAACATGTGTATCTCACCGAAGTGGGCCAACGAGAGACATCCAACAAGAAAAGGATTTCTTCAATCTGTTCCCTATTTTTCCACATATTCTCGTCAATTTTATGGGGAGGATGGCGTTCAGCTTCTTGCAACAATAAACTTTCCCCTGaaacaaaaattgttgttgaaaTAGTAAGGCTGAATCCGTGAATAACAGAAAGTCAACTAGAAAAAGACCATGAACCAGTGCCCATGTATGAGAAAATCAATGAGTTGAGAACAGAAATTCAGTCCCCGCTATTAACATGCATTATGGAATCCAAAACGATGTCTTGGATCGTCCACGTAAAGTGATCGAGATTATCAAACTTCTCCGCGTTTAATTGCTCGCAAACAAAAAGGGTCGTTGTGAATAATCGCATTTGAGAGATTGGAAAacgataatttaaaaaaaaatcaaacttctCGCGAATCATATATCTTATTAAGAACAAAAAGGTAATAGAATAAACATCATTAGAAAATTTGAATGAAAACCTGGGGTAGGTGAGGATCCATTTAGCAGATCAATGGCTATGGCATGAATCTGATCGGAGAGACGAACTACATCGTCGGAAAGCGGGGTAAATGGATACTTATCGTAGTATGAAGCTAAAAATGCCCTCGTTATGGGCACCAATCCTTCCGTCGATTGCATTTGCCGTAAATTCTTCGGTGAACAACGAATCGATCTCGAATTTACCAACTTGAATTGTGTTAAACCAACTTGAATTGTGTTAACGTACAATTCAGTCTATCTTAATcgagatttttacttttcaaATCATTGCTTGATTGAGGGATTCGAGCGAACAGGGTCGGGTTGTTTGATTTCCCTTATTGGTTTTCCGTAATTGACAAATTGGTCCGGTTAGTTGGATCATTTCGATTTGATTCGATTTCCGTTGTGTAAATTCAACTATATTGTTTgttttttgtaaatttatttgaacattagaaatcattaaaaaattataattattatatttgatATACGACGAATGCTATGTATTTGACTTTTTCAGACGatgtttgatttttaaaatgagcGTGCCTTTTGACATTCGAATATCCCAATTTTATACgggcatttttttttaaatgaaaatctTAATTCAAAAACAATCTGATTATTTCTTACCATTAAAGTTTATAATATGTgttttatgagacggtctcacgaatctttatc
This Primulina eburnea isolate SZY01 chromosome 2, ASM2296580v1, whole genome shotgun sequence DNA region includes the following protein-coding sequences:
- the LOC140818673 gene encoding uncharacterized protein; its protein translation is MQSTEGLVPITRAFLASYYDKYPFTPLSDDVVRLSDQIHAIAIDLLNGSSPTPGESLLLQEAERHPPHKIDENMWKNREQIEEILFLLDVSRWPTSLRQESVVEGVELAAVVMPLQEKFKSALKTLENFQARNSEFVFNTVMTYMPQDFRGTLIRQQRERSERNKQAEVYALINSGGSIRDRYDMLWRQQMERRRQLAQLGSATGVYKTLVKYLVGVPQVLLDFVKQINDDQGPMEEQRQRYGPPLYSLTRLVHNIRLFFALLLGHFEARKLQNHQITILVEATDAYTSEIDRFMKFIGEVFSNSPFFITAEDAGLLEARNKDDCKEISVAAGITHEVSLTVESINSYIAWDFSVVQGKMNLDIGFSVECIDSSGQKTLILPYRRYESDQGNFCTCVSGNYKFIWDNSYSSFFKKVLRYKVDCIPPVVEPPISTDDQ